One Glaciihabitans arcticus DNA window includes the following coding sequences:
- the rsmH gene encoding 16S rRNA (cytosine(1402)-N(4))-methyltransferase RsmH, whose protein sequence is MAHDDIHISVNLERTLELLAPSVGAPGAVLVDGTLGMGGHAEAFLERFPELTLVGIDRDTNALAIAGERLARFADRTHFVHSTNDRIAEVLKKLGIAEVQGILFDLGVSSLQLDDVDRGFSYSKDAPLDMRMDPTSTLTAEKILAEYSEFELRRIFYDYGEEKLAPRYASKIVQRREVEPLTRSSQLNEVIVAATPAAVQRTGHPAKRVFQALRIEVNQELSVIEKAVPAALDSLAVGGRIVVLSFQSLEDRIVKRVFASRSTSTAPAGLPVELPEHKPEFALLVRGAEQASESERADNPRATSVRLRAAERLRRIA, encoded by the coding sequence ATGGCACACGACGACATCCACATCTCCGTGAACCTCGAGCGCACACTCGAGCTCCTCGCCCCTTCGGTCGGCGCTCCCGGCGCCGTGCTCGTGGACGGCACGCTCGGCATGGGCGGCCACGCCGAGGCATTCCTCGAGCGCTTTCCCGAATTGACCCTGGTCGGCATCGACCGCGACACCAACGCTCTCGCGATAGCGGGGGAGCGCCTCGCGCGCTTCGCCGATCGCACCCACTTCGTGCACTCCACCAACGACCGCATCGCTGAGGTGCTGAAGAAGCTCGGCATCGCGGAGGTACAGGGCATCCTGTTCGACCTCGGTGTCTCTTCGCTGCAGCTCGACGACGTCGATCGCGGCTTCTCCTATTCGAAGGATGCCCCGCTCGACATGCGCATGGATCCGACGTCCACCCTCACGGCGGAGAAGATCCTCGCCGAGTACAGCGAATTCGAACTGCGTCGCATCTTCTACGACTACGGCGAGGAGAAGCTCGCGCCGCGGTACGCCTCGAAGATCGTGCAGCGTCGCGAAGTGGAACCCCTCACGCGATCGTCGCAGCTCAACGAAGTGATCGTGGCAGCGACGCCCGCGGCAGTGCAGCGCACGGGACATCCCGCCAAGCGCGTCTTCCAGGCGCTGCGCATCGAGGTCAACCAGGAACTCTCGGTGATCGAGAAGGCCGTGCCTGCTGCACTCGACTCGCTCGCGGTCGGCGGCCGCATCGTTGTGCTGTCGTTCCAGTCCCTCGAGGACCGGATCGTCAAGCGTGTGTTCGCCTCCCGATCGACCTCAACGGCTCCTGCGGGCCTCCCGGTCGAACTGCCGGAGCACAAGCCGGAATTCGCACTCCTCGTGCGCGGCGCCGAACAGGCGTCCGAGAGCGAGCGAGCAGACAACCCCCGCGCGACGTCAGTCCGACTGCGCGCCGCCGAACGACTCAGGAGGATCGCATGA
- the mraZ gene encoding division/cell wall cluster transcriptional repressor MraZ produces MFLGTHAPKLDDKGRVILPAKFWDELSSGLVITRGQERCLYVFSEREFENVHEKIRQAPITSKEGRDFLRLFLSGASQERPDTQHRITIPANLREYAGLGRELTVIGAGSRAEIWDTAAWNDYYATNEAGFSDTAEEVIPGLF; encoded by the coding sequence ATGTTTCTGGGCACCCACGCACCCAAGCTCGATGACAAGGGACGCGTCATCCTTCCGGCCAAGTTCTGGGACGAACTGTCATCCGGCCTCGTCATCACCCGCGGCCAGGAACGCTGCCTCTACGTGTTCAGCGAGCGCGAGTTCGAGAACGTGCACGAGAAGATCCGCCAGGCACCCATCACGAGCAAGGAGGGTCGCGACTTCCTGCGCCTCTTCCTCTCCGGTGCCAGCCAGGAGCGACCCGATACGCAGCACCGCATCACGATCCCCGCGAACCTGCGCGAGTACGCCGGGCTCGGCCGTGAGCTCACCGTGATCGGTGCGGGAAGCCGCGCCGAGATCTGGGACACCGCGGCCTGGAACGACTACTACGCCACAAACGAAGCAGGCTTCTCCGACACCGCTGAGGAGGTGATCCCGGGACTCTTCTAG
- the mraY gene encoding phospho-N-acetylmuramoyl-pentapeptide-transferase, translating into MVALLISAAIAMAFTLFLTPLFIRLFNRIGWGQFIRDDGPQTHHAKRGTPTMGGIVFILGAVTGYFVGHLIASEPISRPALLVIFMMVGLGFVGFIDDFLKTRNQRSLGLGGWAKIAGQVVVAAIFAVLALIPDGDGRAAASTAISGVRDIEWLDLMVFGPILGLVLFGLWVVVISVSASNGVNVADGLDGLATGASILAMSAYVFIGFWQKNQSCFGVGGAVDEDLYRCYNVQEPLDLAIIAAAITGSLIGFLWWNTSPAQIFMGDTGSLGLGGALAALAILSRTELLLVFTGGLFLIVTGSVILQRVYFKLTKGKRIFLMSPLHHHFELKGWAEITVVVRFWIIAGLFVAAGIGIFYIEWTTSQP; encoded by the coding sequence GTGGTAGCCCTTCTTATCTCTGCGGCAATCGCCATGGCGTTCACGCTGTTCCTGACGCCCCTGTTCATCCGACTCTTCAACCGCATCGGCTGGGGCCAGTTCATTCGGGATGACGGTCCGCAGACTCACCACGCCAAGCGCGGCACGCCCACGATGGGCGGCATCGTCTTCATTCTCGGCGCAGTCACGGGTTACTTCGTCGGCCACCTGATCGCGAGCGAGCCCATCTCGCGGCCGGCCCTGCTCGTCATCTTCATGATGGTCGGTCTCGGATTCGTCGGCTTCATCGACGACTTCCTCAAGACCCGCAACCAGCGCAGCCTCGGCCTCGGGGGCTGGGCAAAGATCGCCGGCCAGGTCGTCGTCGCCGCGATCTTTGCAGTGCTCGCCCTGATTCCCGACGGGGACGGTCGTGCTGCGGCATCCACCGCCATCTCGGGCGTTCGCGATATCGAGTGGCTCGATCTCATGGTTTTCGGGCCGATCCTCGGCCTCGTGCTGTTCGGCCTGTGGGTCGTAGTGATCTCGGTGAGCGCGTCCAACGGCGTGAATGTCGCCGACGGACTCGACGGCCTCGCGACCGGTGCCTCGATCCTCGCGATGTCGGCCTACGTCTTCATCGGCTTCTGGCAGAAGAACCAGAGCTGCTTCGGTGTCGGGGGTGCGGTCGATGAAGACCTGTACCGCTGCTACAACGTGCAGGAACCGCTCGACCTCGCGATCATCGCTGCCGCCATCACGGGCAGCCTCATCGGCTTCCTCTGGTGGAACACCTCACCCGCCCAGATCTTCATGGGCGACACCGGCTCGCTCGGCCTCGGTGGCGCACTCGCCGCCCTCGCCATCCTCAGCCGCACCGAGTTGCTGCTCGTCTTCACCGGTGGACTGTTCCTCATCGTCACGGGATCCGTGATCCTGCAGCGCGTGTACTTCAAGCTCACCAAGGGCAAGCGCATCTTCCTCATGAGCCCGCTGCACCACCACTTCGAGCTCAAGGGCTGGGCCGAGATCACCGTCGTCGTGCGGTTCTGGATCATCGCCGGACTCTTCGTCGCCGCCGGCATCGGAATCTTCTACATCGAATGGACGACCAGCCAGCCGTGA
- a CDS encoding glutamate ligase domain-containing protein: MTFDAANVRITRAGTSFTVSGDNPWTGAIVTLQRAGERYVEPALASLEASLEEGLPLELALTAATSSSRGERWDMQALYPSPGILVLNDASEATPSTTIAALKTLAELALDGSRSIAVLGEVDVDDPTEWREEHDRIGRIVVRLNISKLVVVGDGARHIHNAAGLEGSWDGESVLVGTAEEAYDLLGVDLRDGDVVLVKSSASAGLGSLGDRLGGADSW, translated from the coding sequence GTGACCTTCGACGCGGCCAACGTGCGCATCACGCGCGCGGGTACCAGCTTCACCGTCTCCGGGGACAACCCCTGGACCGGCGCCATCGTGACCCTGCAGCGCGCGGGGGAGCGGTACGTCGAACCCGCCCTCGCGAGCCTCGAGGCCTCACTCGAGGAGGGCCTTCCGCTCGAGCTCGCGCTCACGGCAGCTACGAGCTCCTCGCGCGGCGAGCGCTGGGACATGCAGGCGCTGTACCCGAGCCCGGGCATCCTCGTTCTCAATGATGCTTCCGAGGCGACGCCGTCGACCACGATCGCCGCCCTCAAGACGCTCGCCGAGCTCGCCCTCGATGGCAGTCGCTCGATCGCCGTGCTCGGCGAGGTGGACGTCGACGACCCCACCGAGTGGCGAGAGGAGCACGATCGCATCGGCCGCATCGTCGTGCGTTTGAACATCTCGAAGCTCGTCGTCGTGGGCGACGGAGCACGTCACATTCACAACGCGGCGGGCCTCGAAGGTTCGTGGGATGGGGAGTCGGTGCTCGTTGGCACTGCAGAAGAGGCATACGATCTTCTGGGAGTAGACCTGCGTGACGGAGACGTTGTGCTCGTGAAGTCATCGGCATCGGCCGGGCTGGGGTCTCTCGGAGACCGGCTGGGAGGAGCTGACTCGTGGTAG
- a CDS encoding Mur ligase family protein, with translation MTARIPTVLRPEHPSARALSGLVEEFGLDYRGSLDGIEITGVTLSTDDLHPGDLYVGMPGAVSHGAKYAEKARKGGAVAILTDAAGATLADSSGLPMLLVEAPRTALGAISAWVYRTMEHPPLLFGTTGTNGKTSVSYLLEGILRQLGLVSGLSSTAERHIGDLTVVSRLTTPEASEMHALLARMRESEVRAVVIEVSAQALSRNRVDGLLFDVVAFTNLSHDHLDDYADMEEYFQAKLALFQPDRGKRGVISLDSPYGQRVVEESRIPITTISATPGVEAEWMVEIVEETAAYTEFTLTGPEDRTLTTRVPLIGWHMAANGALAIVMLVEAGFELEAIGQALEPSEDNPGGGIDAYLPGRTERISGDHGPTVYVDFGHSPDAFEQTLQAVRKVTSGRVIMVFGADGDRDATKRHEMGRVAAEYSDVLVITDHHPRYEDPTSIRATLVEGAALAASPSDVHEVSPPEQAIRAAVQLAKEGDSILWAGPGHQDYRDIEGVRTPYSARDEARAALLEAGWA, from the coding sequence GTGACCGCTCGGATTCCCACGGTTCTTCGACCGGAGCATCCCTCGGCCAGGGCCCTGTCGGGGCTCGTCGAAGAGTTTGGCCTCGACTACCGGGGATCGCTCGACGGCATCGAGATCACCGGTGTGACCCTCAGCACCGACGACCTGCACCCCGGTGACCTCTACGTCGGCATGCCCGGCGCGGTCAGCCACGGTGCGAAGTACGCGGAGAAAGCGCGCAAAGGCGGTGCTGTCGCGATTTTGACGGATGCCGCGGGCGCAACCCTCGCAGACAGCTCAGGGCTGCCCATGCTGCTCGTCGAGGCCCCGCGCACGGCTCTCGGTGCCATCTCGGCGTGGGTGTACCGCACCATGGAGCACCCACCCCTGCTCTTCGGCACCACCGGTACCAACGGCAAGACCAGTGTGTCGTACCTGCTCGAGGGCATCCTGCGCCAGCTCGGGCTTGTCAGCGGACTCAGCTCGACGGCCGAGCGCCACATCGGCGACCTGACCGTGGTGAGCCGCCTGACCACCCCGGAGGCCAGCGAGATGCACGCCCTGCTCGCCCGTATGCGCGAGAGCGAGGTGCGTGCGGTCGTCATCGAGGTGAGCGCGCAGGCGCTCAGCCGCAATCGCGTAGACGGCTTGCTGTTCGACGTCGTCGCGTTCACGAACCTCAGCCACGACCACCTCGACGACTACGCCGACATGGAGGAGTACTTCCAGGCGAAGCTCGCCCTGTTCCAGCCAGATCGCGGCAAGCGCGGTGTGATCTCCCTGGACTCGCCCTACGGTCAGCGGGTCGTCGAGGAGTCGCGCATCCCGATCACCACGATCTCGGCCACGCCGGGTGTCGAGGCCGAGTGGATGGTCGAGATCGTCGAGGAGACGGCTGCCTACACCGAGTTCACCCTCACCGGGCCCGAGGACCGCACCCTCACGACCCGTGTGCCGCTCATCGGCTGGCACATGGCGGCTAACGGTGCGCTCGCGATCGTGATGCTCGTTGAGGCAGGTTTCGAGCTCGAGGCGATCGGCCAGGCACTCGAGCCCTCCGAGGACAACCCGGGCGGCGGCATCGACGCCTACCTGCCCGGTCGCACCGAGCGCATCTCGGGCGACCACGGGCCGACCGTGTACGTCGACTTCGGCCACAGCCCCGACGCTTTCGAGCAGACGCTGCAGGCCGTGCGCAAGGTCACTTCCGGCCGAGTCATCATGGTCTTCGGTGCCGACGGCGACCGCGACGCCACCAAGCGCCACGAGATGGGCCGCGTCGCCGCCGAGTACTCCGACGTGCTGGTCATCACCGACCATCACCCGCGCTACGAGGACCCGACCTCCATCCGCGCCACCCTCGTCGAGGGAGCGGCCCTCGCCGCGAGCCCGTCCGACGTGCACGAGGTCAGCCCGCCCGAGCAGGCGATCCGCGCGGCCGTGCAGCTTGCGAAAGAGGGAGACTCGATCCTCTGGGCCGGACCCGGCCACCAGGACTACCGCGATATCGAGGGCGTGCGCACGCCCTATTCCGCGCGTGACGAGGCGCGTGCCGCCCTGCTCGAGGCAGGCTGGGCGTGA
- the ftsW gene encoding putative lipid II flippase FtsW, which produces MTERPQRPKAPRPASDPSAPAALVGVRKLFAAESSNYFLLLGTVLFLVVFGLVMVLSSSSIESKLKTGSAFEEFSRQGLYAAIGIPLMLIVSRIPVTFWKKWAWLALGVGMVLQILVFTPLGYGYGGNRNWLDFGVFSVQPSELVKLALILWIALVLTAKSGLLHNWRHVLLPIGPVALLAIGLVLLGNDLGTAIIILSIVLGTMFFAGIRLKLLGTAIALIAMFGVVFAFGSSSRTARINAWLYGCTPADYINGCWQPTHGTWALASGGVFGVGLGNSKAKWSWLPEAQNDYIFAIIGEELGLIGAIVVLVLFIVLAIALVRIIRGTRDPFARIVTGGVLIWIVGQALVNIAVVLKLLPVLGVPLPLISAGGSALISTLLAIGVVLSFARTAEPRLAEEIVEQTPAERSRLAATQRARPRS; this is translated from the coding sequence ATGACGGAACGCCCGCAGCGCCCGAAGGCCCCGAGACCGGCATCTGACCCCTCGGCCCCCGCCGCCCTCGTCGGCGTGCGCAAGCTGTTCGCTGCGGAGTCGTCCAACTACTTCCTGCTGCTCGGCACGGTGCTCTTCCTCGTGGTGTTCGGCCTCGTGATGGTGCTGTCCTCCTCGTCGATCGAGTCGAAGCTCAAGACCGGCTCGGCGTTCGAGGAGTTCTCGCGCCAGGGCCTGTACGCCGCGATCGGAATCCCGCTGATGCTCATCGTGTCGCGCATTCCCGTGACGTTCTGGAAGAAGTGGGCCTGGCTCGCGCTCGGTGTCGGAATGGTGCTGCAGATCCTGGTCTTCACTCCGCTCGGCTATGGCTATGGCGGAAACCGCAACTGGCTCGACTTCGGGGTGTTCAGCGTTCAGCCGTCCGAACTTGTGAAGCTCGCGTTGATCCTTTGGATCGCGCTCGTGCTCACCGCCAAGTCCGGCCTGCTGCACAACTGGCGGCACGTGCTGCTGCCCATCGGCCCGGTCGCCCTGCTTGCCATCGGACTCGTGCTCCTGGGTAACGACCTCGGAACAGCGATCATCATCCTGTCGATCGTGCTCGGAACCATGTTCTTCGCCGGCATCCGCCTCAAGCTGCTCGGCACGGCCATCGCCCTCATCGCCATGTTCGGCGTCGTCTTCGCGTTCGGCAGTTCCTCGCGCACCGCGCGCATCAACGCCTGGCTGTACGGCTGCACACCCGCCGACTACATCAACGGCTGCTGGCAGCCCACCCACGGCACCTGGGCGCTCGCCTCCGGCGGGGTATTCGGTGTGGGGCTCGGCAACTCGAAGGCCAAGTGGTCGTGGCTGCCCGAGGCCCAGAACGACTACATCTTCGCGATCATCGGCGAGGAGCTCGGACTCATCGGTGCGATCGTCGTGCTTGTGCTCTTCATTGTGCTCGCGATCGCTCTCGTGCGCATCATCCGGGGCACGCGCGACCCATTCGCCCGCATCGTCACCGGCGGCGTGCTCATCTGGATCGTCGGCCAGGCGCTCGTGAACATCGCGGTGGTGCTGAAGCTTCTCCCGGTGCTCGGGGTGCCGTTGCCCCTCATCTCCGCGGGTGGTTCGGCCCTGATATCGACCCTCCTCGCGATCGGTGTTGTGTTGTCCTTCGCCCGAACGGCAGAACCGCGCCTCGCGGAAGAGATCGTCGAGCAGACCCCTGCCGAGCGCTCGCGCCTCGCCGCCACGCAGAGAGCCCGCCCGCGCTCGTGA
- a CDS encoding peptidoglycan D,D-transpeptidase FtsI family protein: MNNPRSTRRRLTATVLAIMCVVGLFVGRLVDIQVVSADELNKESLGKRSINLVEYAARGDIVDSNGVILANSVDRFDIIASPKLVKESFTRKDDKGVKTKVTFMQAVTELAEATGEDAAELISKLTTDPTSDYVLLSKAETLDTLGLVKALKIPFVFNQVRPSRTYPSGAVAGNLVGFMGTDGPQAGLEKQYRSCLDNVNGTSTYERSSDGVRLPGSTVTTKEKKDGGTLKLTIDSDFTFYVQQTMAARAEELGADWATAAVVRVSDGHVMAMTDYPSVDPNNVSASKKTELGSVAFSTPYEPGSTMKPLTAAMLLDAGLITQTTNVNVPGALYTEGGGRIKDSFSHGDLHYTTAGIITNSSNIGISILSEKMSPKERREYFLKFGLSQKTAVGFGGESTGLIPKLNANGKWGDAITTYALSFGQAMQTTTAQVASAYQTLGNKGVRMPLTLVEGCEQADGTVTDLPSTEGIRVVSDKAATQTVQMMENVVTQGWLSSTLQIPGYRIAAKTGTAQVAENGRYGNNYTVSVAGLIPAEAPEYAVVVTFGNPDTMKTSGAAAPTFKKIMTQVIKTFRVTPSTKPAPEIPQSW; encoded by the coding sequence GTGAACAACCCCCGCAGCACGAGGCGACGCCTCACCGCCACGGTGCTGGCGATCATGTGTGTCGTCGGACTCTTTGTCGGTCGGCTCGTCGACATCCAGGTGGTCAGCGCCGACGAGCTCAACAAGGAGTCGCTCGGCAAGCGCTCGATCAACCTCGTCGAATACGCGGCGCGCGGCGACATCGTCGACTCGAACGGCGTGATCCTCGCGAACAGCGTCGACCGGTTCGACATCATCGCCTCGCCGAAGCTCGTCAAGGAGTCCTTCACGCGCAAGGACGACAAGGGTGTCAAGACCAAGGTCACGTTTATGCAGGCCGTCACCGAGCTCGCCGAGGCGACCGGCGAGGACGCCGCCGAGTTGATCAGCAAGCTCACCACCGACCCGACCTCCGACTACGTACTGCTGTCGAAGGCGGAGACCCTCGACACCCTCGGCCTGGTCAAGGCACTCAAGATCCCCTTCGTCTTCAACCAGGTGCGCCCGAGTCGCACCTACCCGAGCGGTGCCGTCGCCGGCAACCTCGTGGGTTTTATGGGCACCGATGGACCGCAGGCCGGCCTCGAGAAGCAGTACCGCTCGTGCCTCGACAACGTGAACGGCACCTCGACCTACGAACGCAGCTCCGACGGCGTGCGTCTTCCGGGTAGCACCGTGACGACCAAGGAGAAGAAGGATGGCGGCACGCTCAAGCTCACCATCGACAGCGACTTCACCTTCTACGTGCAGCAGACGATGGCCGCTCGTGCCGAAGAGCTCGGTGCGGACTGGGCGACCGCCGCAGTGGTGCGCGTGAGCGATGGCCACGTGATGGCGATGACCGACTACCCCTCGGTCGACCCGAACAACGTGAGCGCTTCGAAGAAGACGGAACTCGGCTCGGTCGCGTTCTCCACGCCATATGAGCCCGGCTCGACCATGAAGCCGCTCACCGCCGCCATGCTGCTCGACGCGGGCCTCATCACCCAGACGACCAACGTGAACGTGCCCGGTGCCCTGTACACCGAGGGCGGCGGCCGCATCAAGGACTCCTTCTCGCACGGCGACCTGCACTACACAACTGCCGGCATCATCACGAACTCCTCCAACATCGGCATCTCGATCCTCTCCGAGAAGATGAGCCCCAAGGAGCGGCGCGAGTACTTCCTGAAGTTCGGGCTGAGCCAGAAGACCGCCGTTGGGTTCGGAGGCGAGTCGACCGGCCTCATCCCGAAGCTGAATGCGAACGGCAAGTGGGGCGACGCGATCACGACCTACGCGCTCTCGTTCGGACAGGCCATGCAGACTACGACCGCGCAGGTCGCCTCCGCGTACCAGACCCTCGGCAACAAGGGTGTGCGCATGCCGCTCACGCTCGTCGAGGGCTGTGAGCAGGCGGACGGCACCGTCACCGACCTCCCGTCCACGGAGGGCATTCGGGTCGTCTCCGACAAGGCGGCAACGCAGACGGTGCAGATGATGGAGAACGTCGTCACCCAGGGCTGGCTGAGCAGCACCCTGCAGATTCCGGGATACCGCATCGCGGCGAAGACCGGAACCGCCCAGGTCGCCGAGAACGGACGCTACGGCAACAACTACACGGTCTCCGTCGCGGGCCTCATTCCGGCCGAGGCGCCCGAGTACGCGGTTGTGGTCACCTTCGGCAACCCCGATACGATGAAGACGTCGGGTGCAGCAGCACCCACCTTCAAGAAGATCATGACCCAGGTCATCAAGACGTTCAGGGTGACCCCCTCGACCAAGCCGGCCCCGGAGATTCCCCAATCCTGGTAA
- the murD gene encoding UDP-N-acetylmuramoyl-L-alanine--D-glutamate ligase: protein MDDQPAVTDLSTLTSWHADWKGVRAAVLGLGVTGFSVADTLVELGADVLVVASKAPAEQADLLDVIGAALIEADLSAVPAGLADFGADVLIVSPGFHPDHPLLLWAEQQGIPIWGDIELAWRVRDKVRAAEWICVTGTNGKTTTVQLTTHLLVESGARVLAAGNIGVPVLDAVRDPIGFDALVVELSSYQLHWINRNAEGAISPLASVCLNLADDHLDWHGSAEAYAAAKAKVYENTRVACVYNKADLATRRMVEEADVIEGCRAIGFGLDLPGLSELGMVDDLIVDRAFLDDRHNAALELTTHGELASSGLAAPHSVANVLAAAALARAYGVEPAVIRSGIATFRMDSHRTEPVLEHGGVNWVDDSKATNPHAANASLSAFPSVVWIVGGLLKGVDVGDLVAKHAPRLRAAIVIGVDRAAVLAAFARHAPALPVFEAEPTETEDVMSEAVRLSAAAALPGDVVLLAPAAASMDQFTDYSDRGRRFAAAVREHVRGAADDDGTPAAPEGPETGI from the coding sequence ATGGACGACCAGCCAGCCGTGACAGACCTCAGTACCCTGACGAGCTGGCATGCCGACTGGAAGGGCGTGCGGGCCGCAGTGCTCGGGCTCGGCGTGACCGGCTTCTCCGTCGCCGACACTCTCGTGGAGCTCGGCGCGGACGTTCTCGTCGTCGCCTCGAAGGCTCCGGCCGAGCAGGCCGACCTGCTCGACGTGATCGGCGCGGCGCTCATCGAGGCCGACCTCAGTGCGGTTCCGGCCGGACTGGCCGACTTCGGCGCCGACGTGTTGATCGTCTCGCCCGGCTTCCACCCCGACCACCCCCTGCTGCTCTGGGCCGAGCAGCAGGGCATCCCGATCTGGGGCGACATCGAGCTCGCCTGGCGCGTGCGCGACAAGGTGCGCGCCGCCGAGTGGATCTGCGTGACCGGTACCAACGGCAAGACCACGACCGTGCAGCTCACCACCCACCTGCTCGTCGAGTCGGGTGCTCGCGTGCTCGCGGCCGGCAACATCGGCGTGCCCGTGCTCGACGCCGTGCGCGACCCGATCGGCTTCGACGCCCTCGTCGTCGAGCTCTCGAGCTACCAGCTGCACTGGATCAACCGCAACGCCGAGGGCGCCATCTCGCCGCTCGCGAGCGTCTGCCTCAACCTCGCCGACGACCACCTCGACTGGCACGGTTCCGCCGAGGCCTACGCCGCCGCGAAGGCGAAGGTCTATGAGAACACCCGGGTCGCCTGCGTCTACAACAAGGCCGACCTCGCGACGCGTCGCATGGTCGAAGAGGCCGATGTGATCGAGGGATGCCGCGCCATCGGGTTCGGCCTCGACCTGCCGGGACTCAGCGAGCTCGGCATGGTCGACGACCTGATCGTGGATCGCGCGTTCCTCGATGACCGCCACAACGCCGCCCTCGAGCTGACGACGCACGGTGAGCTCGCTTCGTCCGGCCTTGCGGCACCGCACTCGGTCGCCAACGTTCTTGCGGCGGCCGCCCTGGCCCGGGCGTACGGGGTCGAGCCTGCGGTCATCCGTTCGGGTATCGCCACCTTCCGGATGGATTCGCACCGCACGGAGCCCGTGCTCGAGCACGGGGGAGTGAACTGGGTAGACGACTCGAAGGCGACCAACCCGCACGCGGCCAACGCCTCGCTCTCGGCGTTCCCCTCGGTCGTCTGGATCGTCGGCGGGCTGCTCAAGGGCGTCGACGTCGGCGACCTCGTCGCGAAGCACGCTCCAAGACTGCGCGCCGCAATCGTGATCGGGGTGGATCGCGCGGCTGTTCTCGCGGCATTCGCGCGACACGCGCCCGCGCTGCCGGTGTTCGAGGCCGAGCCGACCGAGACTGAAGACGTAATGTCGGAGGCCGTGCGTCTGTCGGCTGCTGCAGCACTGCCGGGGGACGTTGTCCTCCTGGCTCCGGCCGCCGCATCGATGGACCAGTTCACCGACTACTCCGACCGCGGACGACGATTCGCCGCGGCGGTTCGAGAGCACGTAAGAGGGGCGGCGGATGATGACGGAACGCCCGCAGCGCCCGAAGGCCCCGAGACCGGCATCTGA
- a CDS encoding UDP-N-acetylglucosamine--N-acetylmuramyl-(pentapeptide) pyrophosphoryl-undecaprenol N-acetylglucosamine transferase — MTTYLLAGGGTAGHVNPLLATADRLRDRDPDAEILVIGTAEGLEARLVPARGYELITVARLPFPRRPNRAALSFPKRLRSAVDEVVAIIADRGVDVIVGFGGYASAPAYLAARRTRTPLVVHEANARPGIANRLGSWITRFVGVAFASTRIRNATFVGMPLRREIEQLDRHAARAEGIRLFGFDNERPVLLVTGGSTGARSINATIAESAPLLLGAGWQVLHIVGEKSELEDPRLDGYTLLRYCDRMDLAIAVAELAVARSGSATVSEFSAVGLAAVYVPYPVGNGEQRFNAADVVAAGGAMIVADAQFTPAWVASTLVPLLRDRALLAEMATLAATTGVSDGADRMADLVARALASATPASA; from the coding sequence GTGACGACGTATCTTCTCGCCGGCGGCGGTACTGCCGGCCATGTGAACCCCCTGCTCGCAACCGCGGACCGCCTGCGCGATCGTGACCCCGATGCCGAGATCCTCGTGATCGGAACGGCCGAAGGCCTGGAGGCCCGCCTTGTGCCGGCCCGCGGCTACGAGCTCATCACGGTGGCCCGCCTGCCGTTCCCGCGTCGGCCGAACCGTGCCGCCCTGTCTTTCCCGAAGCGCCTGCGGTCTGCCGTCGACGAGGTCGTGGCGATCATCGCCGACCGTGGCGTCGACGTGATCGTCGGCTTCGGTGGTTACGCCTCAGCGCCCGCCTACCTTGCCGCGCGCCGCACCAGGACCCCTCTTGTTGTGCACGAGGCCAACGCGCGCCCGGGAATCGCCAACCGACTGGGCAGCTGGATCACGCGATTCGTGGGCGTGGCCTTCGCCTCGACCCGCATCAGGAATGCGACCTTCGTCGGGATGCCCCTGCGTCGCGAGATCGAGCAGCTCGACCGTCACGCGGCCCGTGCGGAGGGCATCCGACTGTTCGGATTCGACAACGAGCGCCCCGTGCTGCTCGTCACCGGCGGCTCGACCGGCGCCCGTTCGATCAATGCGACGATCGCCGAGTCGGCTCCACTGCTGCTCGGTGCGGGCTGGCAGGTGCTGCACATCGTGGGGGAGAAGTCCGAGCTCGAGGATCCCCGGCTCGACGGCTACACCCTGCTGCGCTACTGCGACCGCATGGACCTCGCAATCGCTGTCGCCGAGCTTGCCGTCGCCCGTTCCGGCTCCGCCACGGTGAGCGAATTCTCGGCCGTCGGCCTCGCCGCCGTCTACGTGCCCTACCCGGTCGGCAATGGCGAACAACGCTTCAATGCGGCGGATGTCGTTGCGGCCGGTGGCGCGATGATCGTCGCGGACGCGCAGTTCACCCCCGCCTGGGTCGCCAGCACTCTTGTGCCGCTGCTGCGCGATCGCGCCCTGCTCGCCGAGATGGCAACCCTCGCGGCGACGACCGGTGTTTCCGATGGTGCAGACCGCATGGCAGACCTCGTCGCGCGCGCCCTCGCCTCGGCGACACCCGCGAGCGCGTAA